One window of the Carnobacterium maltaromaticum DSM 20342 genome contains the following:
- a CDS encoding substrate-binding domain-containing protein, translating into MKKMWKVLLMSFTLFFLVACGADSSSNKEKTIGYAINNLNDTFQTYILEAAKETAKENKIDIKVENAKEDLISQQDQVNTLIQNGVSALIVVPVDTSAMGPITKAAQNAGIPLVYVNRNPYAGKEKEMPKDVYYVGSDEITAGIMQMDYIGEQLNGEGGITVLMGILGNEGAVQRTKGVSDTAAGKFPKNKILAKETGEWQRDKALSIAENWISTYGDDVKAIIANNDEMALGAVQAAKKNGRNDILITGIDAIPDALDAVESGDLATTIFQDAKGQGGGAVDTILAVFDNKPPKEAIKYVPFKLVTPENVAEFK; encoded by the coding sequence ATGAAAAAAATGTGGAAAGTTTTACTGATGTCGTTTACCTTATTTTTTTTGGTAGCTTGTGGAGCAGATTCGAGCTCGAATAAAGAAAAAACAATTGGTTATGCAATCAACAATTTGAATGATACATTTCAAACGTATATTTTAGAAGCGGCAAAAGAGACAGCAAAAGAAAATAAAATTGATATAAAAGTAGAAAATGCCAAAGAAGATTTAATTTCCCAACAAGATCAAGTGAACACATTAATTCAAAATGGGGTTTCAGCCTTAATTGTTGTTCCCGTAGATACTAGTGCAATGGGTCCGATTACGAAAGCCGCTCAAAATGCAGGCATTCCATTAGTTTATGTGAATCGCAATCCTTATGCTGGAAAAGAAAAAGAAATGCCAAAAGATGTGTACTATGTTGGATCAGATGAAATCACAGCTGGGATTATGCAGATGGATTATATTGGCGAACAATTAAATGGCGAAGGCGGTATTACTGTTTTAATGGGGATTCTTGGAAATGAGGGTGCTGTCCAACGAACAAAAGGGGTTAGTGATACGGCAGCTGGAAAATTCCCGAAAAATAAAATTTTAGCAAAAGAAACAGGCGAATGGCAAAGAGATAAAGCTCTAAGTATTGCTGAAAATTGGATTTCAACTTATGGCGATGATGTCAAAGCAATCATTGCGAATAATGATGAGATGGCATTAGGCGCTGTTCAAGCCGCCAAAAAAAATGGACGCAATGATATTTTAATTACGGGTATTGACGCTATTCCCGATGCTTTAGATGCAGTAGAGTCTGGTGATTTAGCTACAACAATCTTTCAAGATGCAAAAGGTCAAGGAGGTGGGGCTGTAGATACTATTTTAGCGGTATTTGATAATAAACCACCTAAAGAAGCAATTAAATACGTTCCATTTAAACTCGTAACACCTGAAAATGTAGCAGAATTTAAATGA
- a CDS encoding sugar ABC transporter ATP-binding protein, whose translation MEADNYLLRVEDIEKEFPGVKALNGVQLKIAPGEVHALLGENGAGKSTLMKCLIGMHTPSKGKIWFDGRYIENYTITEALEMGISMIHQELSPVREKSIMENIWLGREPKNKFGLIDHKKMYQMTLDVLDRIQTKLDPKMLIKNLTVAKMQMIELAKAISYNAKLIIMDEPTSSLTEKETLQLYKIIRQLKAENCSIIYISHKLDEIQTICDTLTVLRDGQYVTDRLVKDTSTQEMINLMVGRDINQLFPKQKTEIGKVKFEIRDFSDGKHFNHISFDVREGEILGFAGLVGAGRSEVMESLFGVRSRISGEIYMDGKKVSINNAGDAVKNKLAFLTEDRRKTGIFPMLSVGYNIVSSSIDSFKNKIGLLDNKRLADEAENYIETLKVKTPSANAAIMNLSGGNQQKVLIAKWLLTKPEVLILDEPTRGIDVGAKAEIHRNISTMAYTGKCIIMVSSELPEILGMSDRVVVMHEGKITGILENKDLTQEEILEYASGEKDDFPIK comes from the coding sequence ATGGAAGCGGATAATTATTTATTACGAGTTGAGGATATCGAAAAGGAATTTCCAGGAGTTAAAGCATTAAATGGTGTGCAACTAAAAATTGCTCCTGGTGAAGTTCACGCTTTACTAGGCGAAAATGGAGCTGGAAAATCGACTTTAATGAAATGCTTAATTGGCATGCATACCCCTTCAAAAGGTAAAATCTGGTTTGATGGACGCTATATTGAGAATTATACGATTACAGAAGCGTTGGAAATGGGTATCTCTATGATCCATCAAGAATTAAGCCCTGTTAGAGAGAAAAGTATTATGGAAAACATTTGGTTAGGAAGAGAACCTAAGAATAAATTTGGGTTAATTGATCATAAAAAAATGTATCAAATGACCCTAGATGTTTTAGATCGAATTCAAACTAAATTAGATCCAAAAATGCTAATCAAGAACTTAACTGTAGCGAAAATGCAAATGATTGAGTTAGCTAAGGCAATTTCATACAATGCTAAGTTAATTATTATGGATGAACCTACTTCCTCTTTAACGGAGAAAGAAACGTTACAGTTATATAAAATTATTCGGCAATTAAAAGCAGAAAATTGTAGTATTATTTATATTTCGCATAAACTAGACGAGATTCAAACCATATGTGATACCTTAACTGTTTTACGGGATGGACAATATGTGACAGATCGTTTGGTAAAGGATACAAGTACACAAGAAATGATTAACTTAATGGTTGGTAGAGATATTAATCAACTATTTCCTAAGCAAAAAACAGAGATTGGTAAAGTGAAATTTGAGATTCGTGATTTTTCGGATGGCAAACATTTTAATCATATTTCATTTGATGTTCGTGAAGGTGAAATACTAGGATTTGCTGGATTGGTTGGTGCTGGACGGTCTGAAGTGATGGAATCTTTATTTGGAGTTCGTTCGAGAATTTCAGGTGAAATCTATATGGATGGCAAGAAAGTCAGCATAAACAATGCAGGGGATGCTGTTAAAAACAAGTTAGCTTTTTTGACGGAGGATCGTAGAAAAACAGGGATTTTTCCAATGCTTTCAGTTGGATATAATATTGTTTCAAGTAGCATTGATTCGTTTAAAAATAAAATAGGTTTATTGGATAATAAACGTTTGGCGGATGAAGCTGAAAACTATATAGAAACTTTAAAAGTGAAAACGCCTTCTGCTAATGCAGCTATTATGAATTTAAGTGGTGGAAACCAACAAAAGGTACTAATTGCTAAGTGGTTACTAACAAAACCAGAAGTATTGATTTTAGATGAACCTACTCGTGGAATTGATGTTGGGGCAAAAGCTGAAATTCATCGAAATATTTCAACGATGGCTTATACCGGAAAATGCATTATTATGGTTTCGTCAGAGTTACCAGAAATTTTAGGGATGAGTGATCGAGTTGTGGTGATGCACGAGGGTAAAATCACAGGAATTTTAGAAAATAAAGACTTAACTCAAGAAGAAATTTTGGAATATGCTAGCGGAGAAAAAGATGATTTTCCAATCAAGTAG
- a CDS encoding ABC transporter permease — MAQQQNHEMKEPNVVDRKGNRKAFIQKYLIIFVLIGMVIILTGVNPNFISFNNILNLLTQTSIYGILALGLFIVLVSKGIDLSVGSTLAFAGIVAGTISQTKDAVDKVFPQLGQAPFIVTILIAILIGALIGLINGSLIAYTGIPPFIATLGTQIAVRGAALMVSKGKPISNINPAIDFLGDRIFGFLPVPVLIYGVIIFLMWVLMNYTSFGKSIYAIGGNVEAAEISGINVKRNLVLVYVISGVLAGISSLIYIGRTGGSIQPAAGTMYETTAIAAATIGGTSHSGGIGTVWGVVVGALILGTLTNGFTLLGVDAYVQQIIQGGIIIGAVVLDMRKNRRV; from the coding sequence ATGGCACAACAACAGAATCATGAAATGAAAGAGCCTAATGTAGTTGATAGAAAAGGCAATCGGAAAGCCTTTATACAGAAATATCTTATTATTTTTGTTTTAATTGGAATGGTTATTATTTTGACGGGAGTCAATCCTAATTTTATTTCGTTTAACAATATTCTAAATTTACTAACACAAACGTCTATTTATGGTATTTTAGCTCTAGGATTATTTATTGTCTTAGTATCTAAGGGGATTGATTTATCTGTTGGTTCAACGTTGGCATTTGCTGGAATTGTTGCAGGTACCATTAGTCAAACCAAAGACGCGGTTGATAAAGTTTTCCCTCAATTGGGACAAGCGCCATTTATTGTGACTATTCTAATTGCAATTCTTATTGGTGCGCTGATTGGATTGATTAATGGCTCTTTGATTGCTTATACAGGAATTCCTCCATTTATTGCTACATTAGGGACTCAAATAGCAGTTAGGGGAGCGGCTTTGATGGTTTCAAAAGGGAAGCCAATTAGTAATATTAATCCAGCAATTGATTTTTTAGGAGATCGAATTTTTGGCTTCTTACCAGTTCCAGTCTTAATTTATGGCGTAATTATTTTCTTAATGTGGGTACTAATGAATTATACTTCTTTTGGGAAAAGTATTTATGCAATTGGTGGTAATGTTGAAGCAGCAGAGATTTCAGGAATAAATGTCAAAAGAAATCTTGTCTTAGTTTATGTAATATCAGGAGTATTAGCAGGGATTTCTTCTTTAATTTATATAGGTAGGACTGGTGGATCCATTCAACCAGCAGCTGGAACGATGTATGAAACGACAGCTATTGCAGCAGCAACAATTGGCGGAACAAGTCATAGTGGTGGAATTGGAACCGTTTGGGGAGTTGTAGTTGGAGCGCTTATTTTAGGAACATTAACAAATGGGTTTACGTTATTAGGAGTAGACGCATATGTACAACAAATTATTCAAGGTGGAATTATTATCGGAGCAGTTGTACTCGATATGCGCAAAAATAGACGGGTATAA
- a CDS encoding tautomerase family protein, whose amino-acid sequence MPLIQIDLIEGRTDSEIKLLLDTIHEVLVETFEIPINDRFQILHQHPANEMIIEDTGLGFKRSQNVVVLSITSRQRKEKQKVDFYQKVVQALTNRCGIAPEDIMISITINEQADWSFGFGRAQFLTGEL is encoded by the coding sequence ATGCCATTAATCCAGATTGATTTAATTGAAGGACGAACTGATAGTGAAATTAAACTACTATTGGATACCATCCATGAAGTTTTAGTTGAAACTTTTGAAATTCCAATAAATGACCGTTTCCAAATTCTACACCAACATCCTGCAAATGAAATGATTATTGAAGATACAGGGTTAGGCTTTAAACGTAGCCAAAACGTAGTCGTTCTTTCAATCACAAGCCGCCAAAGGAAAGAGAAACAAAAAGTGGACTTTTATCAAAAAGTAGTACAGGCACTAACTAATCGCTGTGGTATTGCACCCGAAGATATTATGATTTCAATCACGATTAATGAACAAGCTGATTGGAGTTTCGGATTTGGACGAGCTCAATTCCTAACCGGCGAACTATAA